From a region of the Triticum aestivum cultivar Chinese Spring chromosome 7D, IWGSC CS RefSeq v2.1, whole genome shotgun sequence genome:
- the LOC123169326 gene encoding phosphatidylinositol 4-kinase gamma 4 gives MSSAGVIALAPMTDDLAFLPIRFDGSRSAHCFSGSQLQDSILIFLAVPGAPPMPMSVLGTDSIASVKLRIQRFKGFVVTKQRLVLDGHELARNNCPVKDYGLADGNVLHLVIRLADLRVINIETASGKKFQFQVDQSRNVKYLKSKLAVEGDEDLDSLEDDDKLEYDGEVLEDHQLIADISNKDDAVIHLFIRKPAKVRTQQVDKDTVVTVDNPQKKENLQNESVVVTPAKPAGGKPAPIEPIVVNRKAKLSSEVMKMIDSAIAGLENGYTPVMSAEGSGGVYFMQDSSGQKNVAVFKPIDEEPMAENNPRGHPLSTDGEGMKRGTRVGEGALREVAAYILDHAVGDRESGHGVGFSGVPPTALVRSLHRGKSFKFGSLQMFMENDGSCEDMGPRAFPVKEVHKIAVLDIRLANADRHAGNILVSKEEGATCKLIPIDHGYCLPEKFEDCTFEWLYWPQARERFSDETIAYIESLDAEEDIKLLRFHGWELSSSCARVLRISTMLLKKGAARGLTPYDIGRILCRETVNRDSVIEDIIQEAEDAVLPGTSENLFLETVSEIIDRHLLGK, from the exons ATGTCGTCAGCTGGTGTCATTGCGCTTGCTCCGATGACCGACGACCTCGCCTTCTTGCCCATCAGGTTTGATGGCAGTCGTTCAGCACACTGTTTCTCCGGGTCACAGCTGCAGGATTCCATTCTCATCTTCCTTGCTGTGCCTGGTGCGCCTCCAATGCCGATGAGTGTGCTGGGCACTGATTCCATCGCTTCGGTGAAGCTGCGCATCCAGAGGTTCAAGGGCTTTGTGGTGACAAAGCAGCGGCTCGTGCTCGACGGGCACGAGCTGGCGCGCAACAACTGCCCTGTCAAGGATTATGGGCTTGCCGATGGGAATGTTCTGCACCTTGTTATCCGCTTGGCTGACCTCCGGGTGATTAACATCGAAACCGCCAGTGGGAAGAAATTTCAGTTTCAGGTGGACCAGAGCCGCAATGTCAAGTACCTCAAGAGTAAGCTTGCAGTGGAGGGTGATGAGGACCTTGATAGCCTGGAGGATGATGACAAGCTCGAGTACGATGGAGAGGTGCTTGAGGACCACCAGTTGATTGCTGATATTAGCAACAAGGATGATGCTGTGATTCATTTGTTCATCCGCAAACCAGCAAAGGTACGAACACAGCAAGTTGATAAGGATACTGTGGTCACAGTTGACAACCCTCAGAAGAAAGAGAACCTACAGAATGAATCTGTTGTGGTGACCCCTGCAAAACCAGCTGGTGGCAAGCCTGCTCCTATCGAACCAATTGTTGTTAACCGGAAGGCGAAGCTGTCGTCTGAAGTGATGAAAATGATTGACTCAGCAATAGCTGGTCTTGAGAATGGATATACACCAGTTATGTCAGCAGAAGGTTCAGGGGGTGTTTACTTCATGCAAGACTCATCAGGCCAGAAGAATGTTGCAGTGTTTAAGCCCATTGATGAGGAACCTATGGCTGAAAACAACCCAAGGGGTCATCCACTGTCGACTGATGGGGAAGGCATGAAGAGAGGAACGCGTGTAGGGGAAGGTGCACTAAGGGAAGTTGCGGCTTATATTCTCGACCATGCAGTTGGTGATCGTGAATCGGGCCACGGTGTTGGGTTTTCTGGTGTGCCTCCCACAGCATTAGTCCGAAGCTTACATAGGGGAAAGAGCTTCAAGTTTGGATCTCTGCAGATGTTTATGGAGAACGATGGAAGTTGCGAGGATATGGGTCCCCGTGCTTTTCCAGTGAAGGAGGTACACAAAATAGCAGTGTTAGATATTAGGTTAGCGAATGCTGATCGTCATGCAGGGAACATTCTAGTGTCCAAGGAAGAAGGTGCCACCTGCAAGCTGATTCCAATTGATCATGGCTACTGCCTGCCAGAGAAG TTTGAGGATTGCACCTTCGAGTGGCTTTACTGGCCTCAAGCCCGTGAGCGGTTCAGTGATGAAACCATTGCATACATTGAATCTCTTGACGCGGAAGAGGACATCAAGCTTCTCAGGTTCCACGGGTGGGAGCTGTCTTCGAGCTGCGCCCGCGTCCTGCGCATCAGCACCATGCTCCTGAAGAAGGGCGCGGCGCGAGGCCTCACACCCTATGACATAGGACGTATACTGTGCAGGGAGACTGTGAATAGAGACTCTGTGATCGAGGACATCATCCAGGAAGCGGAGGACGCCGTCCTCCCGGGGACGAGCGAGAACCTGTTCCTGGAGACGGTGTCCGAGATCATAGACCGCCACCTCCTCGGCAAGTAA